A region from the Streptomyces sp. 3214.6 genome encodes:
- a CDS encoding DUF4232 domain-containing protein, with translation MSSAASAPGAAGSPSGAVPKCPAGSLEVAARQAADRPAGTGTGAAVVRFTNVSAKSCVLKGHPSVAGAGNGSPEHNSPLAVTPTGSASPVTVAPGGRAWVKLTFVQVQGEADGYCVSGAEPVVYPTIVVGLPGSGAHQVALDDGQFAECDNEVTVTAVSAVEPS, from the coding sequence ATGAGCTCCGCCGCCTCGGCTCCCGGTGCGGCGGGCTCGCCGTCCGGCGCCGTGCCGAAGTGTCCCGCGGGCAGTCTGGAGGTCGCCGCCCGTCAGGCCGCCGATCGGCCGGCCGGTACGGGAACCGGTGCGGCGGTCGTCCGGTTCACCAACGTCTCGGCCAAGTCCTGTGTCCTCAAGGGCCATCCGTCCGTCGCGGGGGCCGGCAACGGATCCCCCGAGCACAACTCCCCGCTCGCCGTCACGCCCACCGGCTCCGCCTCGCCGGTGACGGTGGCTCCCGGGGGCAGGGCGTGGGTGAAGCTGACTTTCGTGCAGGTGCAGGGGGAGGCCGACGGGTACTGCGTGTCCGGCGCGGAGCCCGTGGTGTACCCCACGATCGTCGTCGGCCTGCCGGGGTCGGGAGCCCACCAAGTCGCGCTGGACGACGGTCAGTTCGCCGAGTGCGACAACGAGGTGACCGTCACCGCTGTATCTGCGGTCGAGCCGTCCTGA
- a CDS encoding helix-turn-helix domain-containing protein, translating to MGTYRHSDSPSVRRFAAELRRLRITAGEPQVKTIASRAQCSQATVSEVLNGHRLPSETVTRRLVTALDGDWGHWGQLWREAKTELDDLKRDTVDASREPRVLGAGPGLSEAFQTTSPVEMVCYPDPPSFYSAAADSIRAAQTEIRLTYVRLHPPAQWGSAEPASYYDTVLQWARHNSAECASVRRIIGVPERKGVPRAAYFEWLRQHQDDVKDLYTYEARVMPWSASCGWYNIGLIDKSVSYLSFSGAGRQQLTGFRIENAKFLAYFADSFDQAWSALEPLEAYVARHSSAGPRPVGTPAAEGPGPHPGPSAATSPA from the coding sequence ATGGGCACCTACCGGCATTCCGATTCACCGTCGGTGCGGCGCTTCGCCGCGGAGTTGCGACGGTTGCGCATCACCGCCGGTGAACCTCAGGTCAAGACGATCGCCTCGCGGGCCCAGTGCAGTCAGGCCACGGTTTCCGAGGTGCTCAACGGGCATCGTCTGCCGAGCGAGACGGTCACCCGTCGGCTGGTGACCGCGCTCGACGGTGACTGGGGACACTGGGGGCAGTTGTGGCGTGAGGCCAAGACGGAACTCGACGATCTGAAGCGGGACACCGTCGACGCGAGCCGGGAACCACGGGTTCTCGGCGCGGGGCCAGGTCTTTCCGAGGCGTTCCAGACCACGTCCCCGGTGGAGATGGTGTGCTACCCGGACCCGCCCTCCTTCTACAGCGCTGCCGCCGACAGCATTCGCGCCGCCCAGACCGAAATCCGTCTTACCTATGTGCGGCTTCATCCGCCCGCCCAATGGGGATCCGCGGAACCCGCCTCTTACTACGACACGGTATTGCAGTGGGCCAGGCACAACTCGGCCGAGTGCGCGAGCGTGCGGCGCATCATCGGCGTCCCCGAGCGCAAGGGTGTGCCTAGGGCGGCCTACTTCGAGTGGCTGAGGCAACATCAGGACGACGTGAAAGACCTGTATACCTACGAGGCGCGGGTCATGCCCTGGAGCGCTTCCTGCGGTTGGTACAACATCGGTCTCATCGACAAATCGGTCAGCTATCTTTCCTTCTCCGGAGCAGGTCGACAACAGCTCACGGGATTCAGAATCGAAAATGCCAAGTTCCTGGCGTACTTCGCGGACAGTTTCGATCAGGCGTGGAGCGCTCTGGAGCCCCTGGAGGCCTATGTGGCCAGGCACTCCTCGGCCGGCCCGCGCCCCGTCGGAACACCGGCTGCCGAAGGCCCGGGGCCGCACCCCGGACCTTCGGCAGCAACGTCACCGGCGTGA
- a CDS encoding sensor histidine kinase translates to MDVNAAVAAAAAIAGVLTGVIAMLAFRWSEREQKRPTRTSLHTDPVLPPGVDTVLSVLRSSAVVLDEADAVVKASSAAYALGLVRGGRLSVEPMLKMARDTRRDGEIRQVELDLPRRGTGRGEALAVSARVAPLGSRLVLLLVEDLTEARRIEAVRRDFVANVSHELKTPVGALSLLSEAVMDASDDPEAVERFAGRMQIEATRLTSLVQELIDLSRVQNDDPLEDAEPVGVDELVAEAVDRCRHQAGTKQITMAAGGTADLRVFGNRGQLAAALGNLVENAVNYSPARTRVGIAARRVSAPGGDLIEIAVTDQGIGISDKDKERIFERFYRVDPARSRQTGGTGLGLAIVKHVAASHGGEVTVWSAENQGSTFTLRLPEAGAARDRAPQYPDPDEVEEVDDVDDLDEVTHSSSPHHSTQAPPRASSPDSTAYQTLSAPEVLP, encoded by the coding sequence ATGGACGTGAACGCGGCGGTCGCCGCAGCGGCAGCGATCGCCGGGGTGCTCACCGGTGTCATCGCCATGCTGGCGTTCCGCTGGAGCGAGCGGGAGCAGAAGCGCCCCACGCGCACCTCCCTGCACACGGACCCGGTGCTTCCGCCGGGTGTGGACACCGTCCTGTCCGTGCTCCGCTCCTCCGCCGTCGTGCTCGACGAGGCCGACGCCGTCGTCAAGGCAAGCTCCGCCGCGTACGCCCTCGGGCTGGTCCGCGGCGGCCGGCTCAGTGTCGAGCCCATGCTGAAGATGGCGCGGGACACCAGGCGCGACGGGGAGATACGCCAGGTCGAGCTGGACCTTCCCCGGCGTGGGACCGGGCGCGGCGAGGCCCTCGCGGTGTCCGCGAGAGTCGCCCCGCTGGGCTCCCGGCTCGTCCTCCTCCTGGTCGAGGACCTCACCGAGGCCCGTCGCATCGAGGCGGTGCGGCGGGACTTCGTGGCGAACGTCAGCCACGAGCTGAAGACGCCGGTCGGAGCGCTCTCCCTCCTCTCCGAGGCCGTCATGGACGCCTCGGACGATCCGGAGGCGGTGGAGCGGTTCGCCGGCCGTATGCAGATCGAGGCCACCCGGCTGACCAGCCTGGTCCAGGAGCTCATCGACCTCTCGAGGGTCCAGAACGACGATCCCCTCGAGGACGCCGAACCGGTCGGCGTCGACGAACTGGTCGCCGAGGCCGTCGACCGCTGCCGGCACCAGGCCGGCACCAAGCAGATCACCATGGCCGCCGGCGGCACCGCCGACCTGCGGGTCTTCGGCAACCGGGGCCAGCTGGCCGCGGCCCTCGGCAACCTGGTCGAGAACGCCGTCAACTACTCGCCCGCCCGTACCCGCGTCGGCATAGCGGCGCGTAGGGTGAGCGCGCCCGGCGGGGATCTGATCGAGATCGCCGTGACCGACCAGGGCATCGGAATCTCCGACAAGGACAAGGAGCGCATCTTCGAGCGCTTCTACCGCGTCGACCCGGCCCGCTCCCGCCAAACGGGTGGTACGGGCCTCGGGCTGGCGATCGTCAAGCACGTGGCCGCCTCGCATGGCGGGGAGGTCACGGTGTGGAGTGCCGAGAACCAGGGCTCCACGTTCACCCTGCGGCTGCCGGAGGCGGGCGCGGCCCGCGACCGCGCGCCTCAGTACCCGGACCCGGACGAGGTCGAGGAGGTCGACGACGTCGACGACCTCGACGAGGTCACCCACTCCTCCTCTCCTCACCACTCCACCCAAGCACCACCCCGCGCCTCTTCCCCCGATTCGACCGCGTACCAGACGCTTTCCGCCCCGGAGGTCCTTCCGTGA
- a CDS encoding NADP-dependent oxidoreductase: MGQAWGFGRYGGPEVQEFFDRPDPVPGRDEVLIQVDVAGVNPLDHLLRSGLVDGLDGGRPFPRVLGMEAAGTVLARGEDVNGLEVGDAVFGFALTGGGTYAETTVLSAPNTARIPEGLSATVAATLPVAGTTAVDVLDQLSLPAGATVLVNGVGGGVGLAVARLAIGRELRVIGTGSTAKREHAEAIGVRFIDYTAGDVAAAARELVPDGFDGIVDLAGGTSLRTVAPLARDPRNVIAVGDMSVPDLGGRFVERRVDRENLERSARLALDGLLAPVITAVHPLSDAPAALATVENGHTSGKIVIKVA; the protein is encoded by the coding sequence ATGGGGCAGGCGTGGGGTTTCGGCAGGTATGGCGGGCCCGAGGTGCAGGAGTTCTTCGATCGTCCCGATCCCGTCCCCGGTCGCGACGAGGTGCTGATCCAGGTCGACGTCGCCGGCGTGAATCCCCTCGACCACCTTCTGCGCTCGGGTCTGGTCGACGGGCTCGACGGCGGGCGCCCGTTTCCCCGCGTGCTGGGCATGGAGGCAGCCGGAACCGTTCTCGCCCGGGGCGAGGACGTCAACGGGCTCGAGGTGGGTGACGCGGTCTTCGGCTTCGCACTCACCGGTGGCGGCACCTACGCCGAGACGACGGTGCTGTCCGCGCCGAACACCGCGCGCATCCCGGAGGGTCTGTCCGCGACCGTGGCGGCAACGCTGCCAGTGGCCGGGACGACCGCGGTGGACGTGCTCGACCAGCTCAGCCTCCCGGCCGGTGCCACGGTCCTGGTCAACGGAGTCGGGGGCGGGGTCGGCCTCGCCGTCGCCCGGCTGGCCATCGGGCGCGAGCTGCGTGTGATCGGCACCGGGAGTACCGCCAAACGCGAGCACGCCGAGGCCATCGGGGTGCGGTTCATCGACTACACCGCCGGGGACGTCGCCGCGGCGGCACGCGAGCTGGTTCCGGACGGTTTCGACGGGATCGTCGACCTGGCCGGAGGCACCTCGCTGCGGACGGTCGCTCCGCTGGCCCGGGATCCCCGCAACGTCATCGCTGTGGGTGATATGTCTGTGCCCGATCTCGGTGGGCGTTTCGTCGAGCGTCGCGTCGACCGCGAGAACCTGGAGCGGTCGGCCCGGCTGGCCCTCGACGGACTCCTCGCACCCGTGATCACCGCGGTCCATCCGCTCTCCGACGCCCCGGCCGCCCTCGCCACCGTCGAGAATGGTCACACCTCGGGCAAGATTGTCATCAAGGTGGCATGA
- a CDS encoding VOC family protein, with protein MTTPAHAGRMLFVNMPVADIERSKAFFARLGFSYNPMFTDETAACMLVGEQACVMLLSHETFAKFAKLPMADPTTHTLALYCFSVATREEVDTVAEAALAAGGSEADGPEDHGFMYSRSFFDLDGHGWQVVWMDPSQGV; from the coding sequence ATGACCACTCCCGCACACGCCGGTCGCATGCTGTTCGTGAACATGCCCGTGGCGGACATCGAGCGCAGCAAGGCGTTCTTCGCGCGGCTCGGGTTCAGTTACAACCCGATGTTCACCGATGAGACCGCCGCATGCATGCTGGTGGGCGAGCAGGCCTGCGTCATGCTGCTCAGCCACGAGACGTTCGCGAAGTTCGCGAAGCTGCCGATGGCCGATCCCACCACGCACACGCTGGCGCTCTACTGCTTCAGCGTGGCAACCCGCGAGGAGGTCGACACGGTCGCCGAGGCCGCGCTCGCCGCGGGCGGCTCCGAGGCGGACGGCCCCGAGGACCACGGCTTCATGTACTCCCGCAGCTTCTTCGACCTCGACGGCCACGGCTGGCAGGTCGTGTGGATGGATCCGTCTCAGGGCGTCTAG
- a CDS encoding winged helix-turn-helix domain-containing protein, whose translation MSVEDSIAVRDDDEEPHPTQGLDDTVHQRVRLGILTVAREADRVEFGFLKRQLAVTDGNLSRHLKVLEESGLIGIEKGYAGRRPRTWISLTREGAQALDAELRALRALVQRLEGR comes from the coding sequence ATGAGCGTCGAGGACTCGATCGCCGTACGGGACGACGATGAGGAACCGCACCCGACCCAGGGGCTGGACGACACCGTCCACCAGCGCGTGCGGCTCGGCATCCTCACCGTCGCCCGCGAGGCCGACCGGGTCGAGTTCGGCTTCCTGAAACGGCAACTGGCCGTCACGGACGGAAACCTCTCCCGGCACCTGAAGGTGCTGGAGGAGTCGGGCCTGATCGGGATCGAGAAAGGCTACGCGGGCCGACGCCCCCGCACCTGGATCTCCCTCACCCGCGAAGGCGCCCAGGCGCTGGACGCGGAACTGCGCGCCCTGCGTGCGCTGGTGCAGCGGCTGGAAGGACGCTGA
- a CDS encoding DUF461 domain-containing protein: MSSSLRRGALAASAIAFSIASLAACGAGNDSQTLEIKPDNAAASVGAIKLQNVVVITQPDLQSTGPAVISATVFNSGDQPQTLDSVVVDGTGKSAELKPAKGNGKVTVPAGGSLVIGGANNASAVLPSSREAVQDGNAQKVTFTFSDTGEISLRAFVVPAESYFSKWGPSELPTASPKPSASKPASGKPSPSGSASPSGPAGAGGSAESGAPSNSASPSSSGTTH, from the coding sequence GTGAGCAGCAGCCTTCGACGCGGCGCCCTCGCCGCCTCCGCCATCGCGTTCTCGATCGCCTCGCTCGCCGCCTGTGGCGCCGGCAACGACTCCCAGACCCTGGAGATCAAGCCGGACAACGCCGCCGCGAGCGTCGGCGCCATCAAGCTGCAGAACGTCGTCGTCATCACCCAGCCCGACCTGCAGTCGACCGGCCCCGCCGTGATCTCGGCGACCGTCTTCAACAGCGGTGACCAACCCCAGACGCTGGACTCCGTCGTCGTTGACGGCACCGGCAAGTCCGCCGAGCTCAAGCCCGCCAAGGGCAACGGCAAGGTGACCGTCCCGGCCGGCGGCTCGCTCGTCATCGGCGGCGCGAACAACGCCTCCGCGGTCCTGCCGAGCAGCCGTGAGGCCGTCCAGGACGGCAACGCGCAGAAGGTCACGTTCACCTTCAGCGACACCGGCGAGATCAGCCTGCGCGCGTTTGTCGTCCCCGCCGAGAGCTACTTCTCCAAGTGGGGCCCGAGCGAGCTCCCGACCGCCTCCCCGAAGCCGTCGGCCTCGAAGCCGGCGTCCGGCAAGCCGTCGCCCTCGGGCAGCGCCTCGCCCTCCGGGCCGGCGGGCGCGGGCGGCTCCGCCGAGTCGGGCGCCCCGTCCAACTCGGCCTCCCCCAGCTCGTCGGGGACGACTCACTGA
- a CDS encoding SCO4226 family nickel-binding protein, which yields MTRFMDVHHGMQGITADQLLEAHRADLAIEGEEGVHFERAWADPESGTVYCLSEGPSAEAVQRVHERSGHKADEIHAVPLAV from the coding sequence ATGACCCGCTTCATGGACGTCCACCACGGCATGCAGGGCATCACGGCCGACCAGCTCCTGGAGGCCCACCGGGCGGACCTCGCCATCGAGGGCGAGGAGGGCGTGCACTTCGAACGCGCCTGGGCGGACCCGGAGTCCGGAACCGTCTACTGCCTCTCCGAGGGCCCCTCGGCGGAGGCGGTCCAACGCGTCCACGAACGCTCCGGCCACAAGGCGGACGAGATCCACGCGGTTCCGCTCGCGGTGTGA
- a CDS encoding FG-GAP-like repeat-containing protein, producing the protein MITRTIKRTSLTVGTAVALAVGGLGLSPGTAVAAPRVADDETVFPLGTRGDLKAHVETLALGGGKLSVLGTADPETNRGLWEFDLPAVGAPQPGPRKLADSGVWSNYPCEGVDPSDYTCSAFYSKLWALGDGRVAYMTPFGSQEALGGGVPMSETGLGPFSWESPDHVVAAGGSYVVVNDDDEQRVGTFDRSVPWPAQIHTRSVTAVSVWGTKLWKPGSTAGTVNSYDLVSKANSANLTLGSGCVPDDLQAVGQWLYWRCSASDKAGVWDHSTGKNIPVPGALPAKVGDGYLVQQSEDRRTVTLTDFHLGGGHPATTTPYFTVPDGTSIDMLTADRYGGHVAYVDNQQMIHIRPVTVPRSRISLFDWTTDSAVDLRKASDPGWEGTWRLTRPPASWTLTIKDAYGATVRTLTSSAHEGAAIRAAWDGKDEAGEKAVSGRYNWTVTVNPGDGGAVRTLPTGSFLLSGGRSGFRDADTDGYGELYTMTSGGLLEAHRFSGGSLTDARGWSGWNPDTRFVPVGDMTGDGCSDMLTRTTDGNLYRQSGGCTGVFLPDAERTLVGSGWGGFDAVVAADDFTGDHRPDLLARQATTGDLYLYKSNAQGRMDPGTRVGTGWKGYTIVGAADVTGDGIGDVMARDAAGELWRYDGNGSGGFKPRTLVFQDWGAGRNAILAVGDVTGDGFPDLVSRTTDGKLLRNKGWGDGTFSATYTLAASGWQSYQSLF; encoded by the coding sequence ATGATCACCCGCACGATCAAACGCACCTCGCTCACAGTCGGGACCGCCGTCGCGCTGGCGGTCGGCGGTCTCGGTCTCTCGCCGGGGACCGCGGTGGCCGCGCCGCGCGTGGCCGACGACGAGACGGTGTTCCCGCTAGGCACCAGGGGCGACCTCAAGGCCCATGTCGAGACCCTCGCGCTGGGTGGCGGAAAGCTCAGCGTGCTGGGGACGGCCGACCCCGAGACCAACCGCGGGCTGTGGGAGTTCGACCTTCCGGCCGTCGGCGCCCCGCAGCCGGGACCCCGGAAGCTCGCGGACTCAGGGGTCTGGTCCAACTACCCGTGCGAGGGCGTCGACCCCTCGGACTACACGTGCAGCGCGTTCTACTCCAAGCTGTGGGCGCTCGGCGACGGCCGGGTCGCCTATATGACGCCGTTCGGGAGCCAGGAGGCCCTCGGCGGCGGGGTGCCCATGAGCGAGACCGGGCTCGGCCCGTTCTCCTGGGAGTCCCCGGATCACGTGGTGGCCGCCGGCGGTTCGTACGTCGTGGTCAACGACGACGACGAGCAGCGCGTCGGCACCTTCGACCGGAGCGTGCCCTGGCCGGCGCAGATCCACACCCGGTCGGTCACCGCGGTGTCCGTCTGGGGCACGAAGCTCTGGAAGCCGGGCAGCACCGCCGGCACGGTCAACTCCTACGACCTGGTCAGCAAGGCGAACTCGGCGAACCTGACGCTCGGCTCCGGCTGCGTCCCGGACGATCTGCAGGCCGTCGGGCAGTGGCTGTACTGGCGCTGTTCCGCGTCGGACAAGGCCGGCGTGTGGGACCACAGCACCGGCAAGAACATCCCCGTCCCCGGTGCGCTGCCCGCGAAGGTCGGCGACGGCTATCTGGTCCAACAGTCCGAGGACAGGCGGACGGTGACGCTCACCGACTTCCACCTCGGCGGCGGCCACCCGGCCACCACCACCCCCTACTTCACGGTCCCCGACGGGACGTCGATCGACATGCTGACCGCCGACCGGTACGGCGGCCATGTGGCCTACGTCGACAACCAGCAGATGATCCACATCCGGCCGGTGACGGTGCCACGGTCGCGGATCAGCCTGTTCGACTGGACCACGGACTCCGCCGTGGACCTGCGCAAAGCGAGCGACCCTGGCTGGGAGGGCACCTGGCGGCTCACCCGCCCGCCCGCGTCCTGGACGCTCACCATCAAGGACGCGTACGGCGCCACCGTCCGCACCCTCACCAGCAGCGCCCACGAAGGCGCCGCCATCCGCGCCGCCTGGGACGGCAAGGACGAGGCGGGCGAGAAGGCGGTGAGCGGCCGCTACAACTGGACCGTGACCGTGAACCCGGGCGACGGAGGCGCCGTCCGCACCCTCCCGACCGGGAGTTTCCTTCTCTCCGGCGGCCGGTCCGGCTTCCGCGACGCCGACACCGACGGCTACGGCGAGCTGTACACGATGACCAGTGGCGGCCTGCTCGAAGCCCACCGGTTCTCCGGCGGCAGCCTGACCGACGCCCGTGGCTGGTCGGGCTGGAACCCGGACACCCGTTTCGTCCCGGTCGGCGACATGACCGGCGACGGCTGCTCCGACATGCTCACCAGGACCACCGACGGCAACCTCTACCGGCAGTCCGGCGGCTGCACCGGCGTCTTCCTGCCGGACGCCGAGCGCACCCTGGTCGGCTCCGGCTGGGGCGGCTTCGACGCCGTCGTCGCCGCCGACGACTTCACCGGCGACCACCGTCCCGACCTGCTGGCCCGCCAGGCCACGACCGGCGACCTCTACCTGTACAAGTCCAACGCGCAGGGCCGTATGGACCCGGGTACGCGCGTCGGCACCGGATGGAAGGGGTACACGATCGTCGGCGCCGCCGATGTGACCGGCGACGGCATCGGCGACGTCATGGCACGGGACGCCGCCGGCGAGCTGTGGCGCTACGACGGCAACGGCTCGGGCGGCTTCAAGCCGCGGACGCTGGTGTTCCAGGACTGGGGCGCCGGCCGCAACGCGATCCTCGCGGTCGGCGATGTGACCGGCGACGGCTTCCCCGACCTCGTCTCCCGTACCACCGACGGCAAGCTGCTGCGGAACAAGGGCTGGGGCGACGGCACTTTCAGCGCCACCTACACCCTCGCCGCCTCCGGCTGGCAGAGCTATCAATCGCTGTTCTGA
- a CDS encoding MerR family transcriptional regulator — translation MRIGELSKRTGVSPRSLRYYEEQGLLTSSRSEAGQRHYSDTAVQRVALIQQLFDAGMSSRVIATVLPCVDVPGDLSVAEETFTAMMRERDRIDADIAHLIETRDALDVLIRANSRHRAELSTAPEPVAQSA, via the coding sequence ATGCGGATAGGCGAGCTGTCCAAGCGCACGGGCGTGAGTCCGCGCTCACTGCGGTACTACGAAGAGCAGGGCCTGCTGACCAGCTCACGCTCCGAGGCGGGGCAGCGTCACTATTCCGATACTGCGGTCCAGCGCGTGGCACTCATCCAACAGCTGTTCGACGCAGGTATGTCCAGCAGGGTGATCGCGACTGTGCTGCCGTGTGTGGACGTCCCGGGTGACCTGAGCGTCGCCGAGGAGACGTTCACGGCGATGATGCGCGAGCGCGACCGGATCGACGCCGACATCGCGCACCTGATCGAGACCCGGGATGCACTCGACGTGCTGATCAGGGCCAACAGCCGACACCGGGCGGAGCTGTCCACGGCCCCGGAACCGGTGGCGCAGTCGGCCTGA
- a CDS encoding response regulator transcription factor, producing the protein MTRVLVVEDEESFSDALSYMLRKEGFEVAVATTGPDGLDEFERNGADLVLLDLMLPGLPGTEVCRQLRGRSNVPVIMVTAKDSEIDKVVGLEIGADDYVTKPFSSRELVARIRAVLRRRGEPEEVTPAALEAGPVRMDVDRHVVTVSGSKVDLPLKEFDLLEMLLRNAGRVLTRMQLIDRVWGADYVGDTKTLDVHVKRLRAKIEPDPGAPRYLVTVRGLGYKFEP; encoded by the coding sequence GTGACCCGAGTGCTCGTCGTCGAGGACGAGGAGTCCTTCTCCGACGCCCTGTCATACATGCTCCGCAAGGAGGGCTTCGAGGTCGCCGTCGCGACCACAGGGCCCGACGGACTCGACGAGTTCGAGCGCAACGGCGCCGACCTCGTCCTCCTCGACCTGATGCTGCCGGGCCTGCCCGGCACGGAGGTGTGCCGTCAGCTGCGCGGCCGCTCCAACGTCCCCGTGATCATGGTGACCGCCAAGGACAGCGAGATCGACAAGGTCGTCGGCCTGGAGATAGGAGCCGACGACTACGTCACCAAGCCCTTCTCCTCGCGCGAGCTCGTCGCCCGCATCCGGGCCGTGCTGCGCCGCCGCGGCGAGCCCGAGGAGGTGACCCCGGCGGCCCTGGAGGCCGGCCCGGTCCGCATGGACGTCGACCGCCACGTCGTGACGGTCTCCGGCTCCAAGGTCGACCTCCCCCTCAAGGAGTTCGACCTCCTGGAGATGCTGCTGCGCAACGCCGGCCGCGTCCTGACCCGTATGCAGCTCATCGACCGGGTCTGGGGCGCCGACTACGTGGGCGACACCAAGACCCTCGACGTCCACGTCAAGCGCCTCCGCGCCAAGATCGAGCCGGACCCGGGCGCCCCGCGCTACCTGGTGACGGTCCGGGGGCTCGGGTACAAGTTCGAGCCGTAG
- the phoU gene encoding phosphate signaling complex protein PhoU translates to MRDAYHEELDSIGDSLVEMARLVGSAIGRATTAILDADLKLAESVIEADQKVDELQHDLEAKAIALLARQQPVATDLRIVVTSLRMSADLERSGDLAQHVAKLARLRFPNRAVPHDLHATILEMGQLAQRLMAKAAECIITKDVDLALQLESDDDAMDLLHRTLFQHLIDERWQHGIETAVDVTLLGRYYERFADHAVAVAKRVVFLVTGEHADELQLDVQPEIQPAAGTTGAPDEA, encoded by the coding sequence ATGCGGGACGCGTACCACGAGGAACTGGACTCGATCGGCGACAGCCTGGTGGAGATGGCCCGGCTGGTCGGGTCGGCGATCGGACGCGCCACGACCGCCATTCTCGACGCCGACCTCAAGCTGGCCGAGAGCGTCATCGAGGCCGACCAGAAGGTCGACGAACTGCAGCACGACCTGGAGGCGAAGGCCATAGCGCTGCTGGCGCGCCAGCAGCCGGTGGCGACGGACCTGCGGATCGTGGTCACGTCGCTGCGGATGTCGGCCGACCTGGAGCGCTCCGGCGACCTCGCCCAGCACGTGGCGAAGCTGGCGCGACTGCGCTTCCCCAACCGTGCGGTGCCGCACGACCTGCACGCCACCATCCTGGAGATGGGCCAGCTCGCGCAGCGCCTGATGGCGAAGGCCGCGGAGTGCATCATCACCAAGGACGTCGACCTGGCGCTTCAGCTGGAGTCGGACGACGACGCGATGGACCTCCTGCACCGCACGCTCTTCCAGCACCTGATCGACGAGCGCTGGCAGCACGGCATCGAGACCGCCGTCGACGTCACGCTGCTGGGCCGTTACTACGAGCGCTTCGCCGACCACGCGGTGGCCGTCGCCAAGCGCGTGGTGTTCCTGGTGACGGGCGAGCACGCGGACGAGCTCCAGCTCGACGTGCAGCCGGAGATCCAGCCGGCGGCCGGGACGACGGGGGCGCCCGACGAGGCCTGA